From one Nocardioides sp. Kera G14 genomic stretch:
- a CDS encoding TIGR03960 family B12-binding radical SAM protein, with the protein MSGESLFPRLEPHLGRVSKPIQYVGGELNSTVKDWDCGADTPSGQTVRWALMYPDAYEVGLPNQGVAILYEILNERDGVLAERTYSVWPDLEAIMRSEAIPQFTVDAHRSVRDFDVLGLSFSTELGYTNMLTAINLAGMPLHAADRGIDDPVVLAGGHAAFNPEPIADFIDAAVLGDGEEAVLAITEVIREWKAEGRPGGRDEVLRRLAVSGNIYVPKFYDVAYAETGEIEAVTPNHPDAPWRVRKHTLMDLDAWPYPAKPLVPLAETVHERFSVEIFRGCTRGCRFCQAGMITRPVRERSINTIGAMVENGLSKSGFEEVGLLSLSSADHTEIGDIASGLADRYDGTNVSLSLPSTRVDAFNITLANEFSRNGRRSGLTFAPEGGSERMRKVINKMVTEDDLIRTVAAAYSHGWRQVKLYFMCGLPTETDEDVLAIADLAKRVIATGREVSGRNDIRCTVSIGGFVPKPHTPFQWAAQLDHETTDERLRKLRAEVQQDKRFGRAIGFRYHDGKPGMIEGLLSRGDRRVGRIIEEVWRDGGRFDGWSEHFSFERWMSAAEKALAGTGVTAEWFTIRERGYDEVLPWDHLDSGLDKDWLWGDWEDALAAANGEDIEIEDCRWTPCYDCGVCPEMGTEIQIGPTGQKLLPLSVV; encoded by the coding sequence ATGTCCGGCGAGTCCCTCTTCCCCCGTCTCGAGCCCCACCTGGGCCGGGTCTCCAAGCCGATCCAGTACGTCGGCGGCGAGCTCAACTCGACGGTCAAGGACTGGGACTGCGGCGCGGACACGCCCTCGGGACAGACTGTCCGCTGGGCGCTGATGTACCCCGACGCCTACGAGGTCGGCCTGCCCAACCAGGGCGTCGCGATCCTCTACGAGATCCTCAACGAGCGTGACGGCGTCCTCGCCGAGCGCACGTACTCGGTGTGGCCCGACCTCGAGGCGATCATGCGGAGCGAGGCCATCCCGCAGTTCACGGTCGACGCGCACCGCAGCGTGCGTGACTTCGACGTCCTCGGGCTCTCCTTCTCCACTGAGCTCGGCTACACGAACATGCTCACCGCGATCAACCTGGCCGGCATGCCGCTGCACGCCGCCGACCGGGGAATCGACGATCCCGTAGTGCTCGCCGGCGGCCACGCAGCCTTCAACCCCGAGCCGATCGCCGACTTCATCGACGCCGCCGTCCTCGGTGACGGCGAGGAGGCCGTGCTGGCGATCACCGAGGTGATCCGTGAGTGGAAGGCCGAGGGCCGCCCCGGTGGGCGGGACGAGGTGCTGCGGCGGTTGGCCGTCAGCGGGAACATCTACGTCCCGAAGTTCTACGACGTCGCGTACGCCGAGACCGGAGAGATCGAGGCCGTCACGCCCAACCACCCCGACGCCCCTTGGCGGGTGCGGAAGCACACGCTCATGGACCTCGACGCCTGGCCCTACCCGGCCAAGCCGCTGGTGCCACTCGCCGAGACCGTGCACGAGCGCTTCAGCGTCGAGATCTTCCGCGGCTGCACGCGTGGCTGCCGCTTCTGCCAGGCCGGCATGATCACGCGTCCCGTCCGCGAGCGCTCGATCAACACCATCGGCGCCATGGTCGAGAACGGCCTCTCCAAGTCCGGTTTCGAGGAGGTCGGGCTGCTCTCGCTCTCGTCGGCCGACCACACCGAGATCGGTGACATCGCCAGCGGCCTCGCGGATCGGTACGACGGCACCAACGTCTCCCTCTCCCTGCCGTCGACCCGCGTCGACGCCTTCAACATCACGCTCGCCAACGAGTTCTCGCGCAACGGCCGTCGCTCCGGGCTGACGTTCGCCCCCGAGGGCGGGTCGGAGCGGATGCGCAAGGTGATCAACAAGATGGTGACCGAGGACGACCTCATCCGCACCGTCGCGGCGGCATACTCCCACGGCTGGCGCCAAGTGAAGCTCTACTTCATGTGTGGCCTCCCGACCGAGACCGACGAGGACGTGCTGGCCATCGCCGACCTCGCCAAGCGCGTGATCGCGACCGGCCGCGAGGTGTCGGGTCGCAACGACATCCGCTGCACCGTCTCCATCGGTGGCTTCGTGCCCAAGCCGCACACGCCGTTCCAGTGGGCCGCGCAGCTCGACCACGAGACCACCGACGAGCGGCTGCGCAAGCTGCGCGCGGAGGTCCAGCAGGACAAGCGCTTCGGTCGCGCGATCGGCTTCCGCTACCACGACGGCAAGCCCGGCATGATCGAGGGACTCCTCTCGCGTGGCGACCGTCGCGTGGGCCGGATCATCGAAGAGGTGTGGCGCGACGGGGGCCGCTTCGACGGCTGGAGCGAGCACTTCTCCTTCGAGCGCTGGATGTCCGCCGCCGAGAAGGCTCTCGCCGGGACCGGAGTCACCGCCGAGTGGTTCACCATCCGCGAGCGCGGCTACGACGAGGTCCTGCCCTGGGACCACCTCGACTCCGGCCTCGACAAGGACTGGTTGTGGGGTGACTGGGAGGACGCCCTCGCGGCCGCCAACGGTGAGGACATCGAGATCGAGGACTGCCGCTGGACCCCCTGCTACGACTGCGGCGTCTGCCCGGAGATGGGCACCGAGATCCAGATCGGCCCGACGGGTCAGAAGCTCCTGCCGCTCTCGGTGGTCTGA
- a CDS encoding HNH endonuclease, with product MADTPTTDDIRGFGMSIARPIDGDLDSICTELGELETLKHQIEARQAALALEVDRMMRERAAAQGIPAERQGKAVAETVARARRISPAHGRTVMSLAKQLRALPRTFARYAAGELSEFQATLVTREASILEGPDAQAFDRRFANTAGLSELGNRKIAHRAQTIALALDEEAVVRRRDKAVEDRHITATPTDRGDGMGWLKALMPIEQLAAVKDTLEASADTALALGVDATRGQVMVDTLIARLTGADSGTPATVALEQPSHPVTINLLMTAEALLDNDHTQPAILASHGPIPTSLAKRLIETAILSLQKVELRRLFTAPHTGELVAMESKARLFPKQLAQFIRLRDQICRTPGCGARIAHIDHVEDWDSGGETTVVNGEGTCRQCNWAKQVIGHQDSEPPPLRTPPEPGVRPRHHLVVAYDSEFTLAA from the coding sequence ATGGCAGACACCCCCACCACGGACGACATCCGCGGCTTCGGGATGTCCATCGCCCGGCCGATCGACGGCGACCTGGACAGCATCTGCACCGAGCTCGGTGAGCTCGAGACGCTGAAGCACCAGATCGAAGCCCGCCAAGCTGCTCTCGCCCTCGAGGTCGACCGGATGATGCGCGAACGTGCCGCGGCCCAAGGGATTCCTGCTGAACGGCAGGGCAAAGCCGTGGCCGAGACCGTCGCCCGCGCCCGACGGATCTCGCCGGCCCACGGCCGGACGGTCATGTCCCTGGCGAAGCAGCTCCGGGCGCTGCCACGGACGTTCGCTAGGTACGCCGCCGGGGAGCTGTCCGAGTTCCAGGCGACGCTGGTGACTCGCGAAGCCAGCATCCTCGAAGGCCCGGATGCGCAGGCCTTCGACCGGCGGTTCGCGAACACTGCCGGCCTCAGCGAGCTGGGCAACCGCAAGATCGCCCACCGCGCCCAGACCATCGCCCTCGCTCTGGACGAGGAGGCGGTCGTACGCCGTCGGGACAAGGCCGTCGAGGACCGACACATCACCGCCACCCCCACCGATCGTGGCGACGGGATGGGTTGGCTCAAAGCCCTCATGCCCATCGAGCAGCTCGCCGCCGTCAAGGACACCCTCGAGGCTTCTGCGGACACCGCCCTCGCCCTGGGTGTGGACGCCACCCGCGGCCAGGTCATGGTCGACACGCTCATCGCCCGCCTCACCGGTGCTGACAGCGGCACGCCCGCCACGGTGGCGTTGGAGCAGCCCTCCCACCCGGTCACGATCAACCTCCTCATGACCGCCGAGGCGTTGTTGGACAACGACCACACCCAGCCTGCGATCCTCGCCAGCCACGGACCCATCCCGACGAGCCTCGCCAAGCGGCTCATCGAGACCGCGATCCTGAGCCTGCAGAAGGTCGAGCTCCGCCGCCTCTTCACCGCACCCCACACCGGTGAACTGGTCGCGATGGAGTCCAAAGCACGGCTCTTCCCCAAGCAGCTCGCCCAGTTCATCCGACTCCGCGACCAGATCTGCAGGACACCGGGCTGCGGCGCGAGGATCGCCCACATCGACCACGTCGAGGACTGGGACTCGGGCGGCGAGACCACCGTCGTCAACGGTGAAGGCACCTGCCGCCAATGCAACTGGGCCAAACAGGTCATCGGCCACCAGGACAGTGAGCCACCACCCCTGCGAACACCGCCAGAGCCCGGCGTACGACCACGCCACCACCTCGTCGTGGCCTACGACAGCGAGTTCACCCTCGCCGCCTAG
- a CDS encoding DUF2087 domain-containing protein: MDEQDARTLARFLATDGSLTSIPAKRSKRLLVLDHLAQSFELGEVYPETEVNGRLRRFHPDVAALRRYLVEEQFLTRRDGFYWRTGGTVDLDSLE, encoded by the coding sequence GTGGATGAGCAGGACGCCCGTACCTTGGCGCGCTTCCTCGCGACCGACGGCAGCCTGACCTCGATCCCGGCGAAGCGCAGCAAGCGCCTCCTCGTCCTGGACCATCTCGCCCAGTCCTTCGAGCTCGGCGAGGTCTACCCGGAGACCGAGGTCAACGGCCGTCTCCGCCGGTTCCATCCCGACGTCGCGGCCCTGCGCCGCTACCTCGTGGAGGAGCAGTTCCTCACCCGGCGCGACGGCTTCTATTGGCGCACCGGCGGGACGGTCGACCTCGACAGCCTCGAGTAG
- a CDS encoding TIGR03936 family radical SAM-associated protein codes for MAREIPEQQAPPVQRLRIRYAKRGRLRFTSHRDFSRAFERALMRTKIPMAYSSGFNPHPRVSYAGASPTGAASEAEYVEIGLAQVVDPAHVKALLVGALPVGLDIEEVVESPGGSLADLMQASSWHIDVPVPPIQAAAAVEVFLKADEVPVERMTKKGMRSFDARAAVVSMSVESLGEGVRISLVLKHGTPAVRPDDVMSGLASLGGLQVGAEYGGLPLLTRLTQGPFDESTGAISDPFSSQPAL; via the coding sequence GTGGCACGCGAGATCCCCGAACAGCAGGCACCGCCGGTCCAGCGGCTTCGGATCCGCTACGCCAAGCGCGGGCGGCTCCGCTTCACATCCCACCGCGACTTCTCCCGCGCCTTCGAGCGCGCCCTGATGCGCACCAAGATCCCGATGGCCTACTCCTCGGGGTTCAACCCGCACCCGCGCGTCTCGTACGCCGGCGCGTCCCCGACGGGGGCGGCGAGCGAGGCCGAGTACGTCGAGATCGGACTCGCGCAGGTCGTCGACCCGGCCCACGTCAAGGCACTCCTGGTCGGGGCGCTGCCGGTCGGTCTCGACATCGAGGAGGTCGTGGAGTCACCGGGCGGCTCGCTGGCCGACCTGATGCAGGCCTCGAGCTGGCACATCGACGTACCGGTGCCGCCGATCCAGGCGGCCGCCGCCGTCGAGGTCTTCCTGAAGGCCGACGAGGTCCCGGTCGAGCGGATGACCAAGAAGGGCATGCGCTCCTTCGATGCCCGCGCCGCGGTCGTCTCCATGAGCGTCGAGTCCCTCGGTGAGGGCGTCCGCATCTCGCTGGTCCTGAAGCACGGTACGCCCGCCGTACGACCGGACGATGTGATGTCCGGGCTGGCCTCCCTCGGCGGCCTCCAGGTGGGGGCGGAGTACGGCGGCCTGCCGCTCCTGACGCGCCTCACGCAGGGTCCGTTCGACGAGTCGACGGGCGCCATCAGCGACCCGTTCTCGAGCCAGCCGGCGCTCTGA
- a CDS encoding Rne/Rng family ribonuclease, whose translation MADDLTVDSTTTESGPAVEAGESAAPVKKAAKKAPAKRAPRKTAAKKVPDALADGPAPDLTADAADPVAETVVDPATALSEAAVEAPEKPARKTAAKKTAAKKTAAKKTAVKKTTAKKAPDALADGPAPDLTDGAVTDPAAETVVEAAASEPEASTGPAAPAALFQAPEKAAPRKRTRKAAAPKPEPVVERESEADEEDAEAQVLSDGVLVTDEVEATEIPEAAGGADDEDVDDTESDTESDADGEDEDGSTPARRRRRRGGRRRRKPASANAGEEDDSEDSAEQGHDTDSAEAGETDTDEDNDDSEGNGEGGSSRRRRRRRRAGDSGGGSDDEPGVNTVVKVRESRPLEQQITSISGSTRLEAKKQRRRDGREAGRRRAPIVSEAEFLARRESVDRVMVIRQRGDLTQIGVLEDKVLVEHYVARESQTSMIGNIYLGRVQNVLPSMEAAFIDIGKGRNAVLYAGEVNWSALGHKEGQPRKIESVLSSGQTVLVQVTKDPVGHKGARLTSQISLAGRFLVYVPDGTTSGISRKLPDTERNRLKSVLKEIVPDTAGVIVRTAAEGASEEELTRDVERLKARWEDIEGKAAKGGNAQLLYGEPDLTLKVVRDLFTEDFAKLVIQGDDAWETVKNYVDHVAPDLAERLEKHETTRTATDAMGKEYQEQAPDLFAVYRVDEQIAKGLDRKVWLPSGGSLVIDRTEAMTVVDVNTGKFTGSGGNLEETVTKNNLEAAEEIVRQLRLRDIGGIIVVDFIDMVLESNRDLVLRRLVECLGRDRTRHQVAEVTSLGLVQMTRKRIGTGLVEAFSETCSHCQGRGIVVHDHPVATSGAPQVEPDEQPRGRRRRGGKGRNGGGDEAPTPEPTPAIPSPKVIASLPRHEYDDEVVHADDALAESDAEAAPLDGDTVLESNEELETTADLTDEVVVEIEPESTPDAAPDELVVDVPAEPQAPKVITRTRGRRGASTAVISTGEAAVVEVSADDVPAAPPVEATPPPKVVTRTRRGASRA comes from the coding sequence ATGGCTGACGACCTGACCGTCGACTCCACCACGACCGAATCCGGTCCCGCCGTCGAGGCGGGCGAGAGCGCCGCCCCGGTCAAGAAGGCGGCGAAGAAGGCGCCCGCCAAGCGGGCTCCCCGCAAGACGGCGGCGAAGAAGGTTCCCGACGCCCTGGCTGACGGCCCGGCACCCGACCTGACCGCGGACGCCGCCGACCCCGTCGCCGAGACCGTCGTCGACCCGGCCACCGCCCTCTCCGAGGCGGCTGTCGAGGCGCCGGAGAAGCCGGCCAGGAAGACCGCTGCGAAGAAGACCGCCGCAAAGAAGACCGCGGCCAAGAAGACCGCGGTGAAGAAGACCACCGCCAAGAAGGCCCCCGACGCCCTCGCCGACGGCCCTGCTCCCGACCTGACCGACGGTGCGGTCACCGACCCCGCCGCCGAGACGGTCGTCGAGGCCGCCGCCTCCGAGCCCGAGGCCTCCACCGGTCCCGCCGCTCCGGCCGCGCTCTTCCAGGCGCCCGAGAAGGCCGCTCCGCGCAAGCGCACCCGCAAGGCCGCCGCGCCCAAGCCGGAGCCGGTCGTCGAGCGTGAGTCCGAGGCGGACGAGGAGGATGCCGAAGCCCAGGTTCTCTCCGACGGTGTGCTCGTGACGGATGAGGTCGAGGCCACCGAGATCCCTGAGGCTGCCGGCGGTGCCGACGACGAGGACGTCGACGACACCGAGAGTGATACCGAGAGCGACGCCGACGGTGAGGACGAGGACGGCTCCACGCCGGCCCGCCGTCGTCGCCGTCGTGGTGGTCGCCGCCGACGCAAGCCCGCCTCCGCGAACGCGGGGGAGGAGGACGACTCCGAGGACTCCGCCGAGCAGGGCCATGACACCGACAGCGCCGAGGCCGGCGAGACCGACACGGACGAGGACAACGACGACTCCGAGGGCAACGGCGAGGGCGGCAGCTCCCGTCGCCGTCGTCGCCGTCGCCGCGCCGGTGACTCCGGTGGTGGCTCGGACGACGAACCCGGCGTCAACACCGTCGTCAAGGTCCGTGAGTCCCGCCCGCTCGAACAGCAGATCACCTCGATCTCCGGTTCCACGCGCCTCGAGGCCAAGAAGCAGCGCCGGCGCGACGGCCGCGAGGCCGGCCGCCGCCGCGCCCCGATCGTCTCCGAGGCCGAGTTCCTGGCCCGCCGCGAGTCCGTCGACCGCGTGATGGTCATCCGCCAGCGTGGCGACCTCACGCAGATCGGTGTCCTCGAGGACAAGGTCCTCGTCGAGCACTACGTCGCCCGCGAGTCCCAGACCTCGATGATCGGCAACATCTACCTCGGCCGCGTGCAGAACGTGCTGCCGAGCATGGAGGCCGCCTTCATCGACATCGGCAAGGGTCGCAACGCGGTCCTCTACGCCGGCGAGGTCAACTGGTCCGCGCTCGGCCACAAGGAGGGCCAGCCGCGCAAGATCGAGTCCGTCCTCTCCAGCGGCCAGACCGTCCTCGTCCAAGTCACCAAGGACCCGGTCGGCCACAAGGGAGCACGCCTCACCTCGCAGATCTCCCTTGCCGGCCGCTTCCTCGTCTACGTCCCCGACGGCACGACGTCCGGGATCTCCCGCAAGCTCCCCGACACCGAGCGCAACCGCCTCAAGTCGGTCCTCAAGGAGATCGTCCCCGACACCGCCGGCGTCATCGTGCGTACGGCGGCCGAGGGTGCGTCCGAGGAGGAGCTCACCCGCGACGTCGAGCGCCTGAAGGCCCGCTGGGAGGACATCGAGGGCAAGGCCGCGAAGGGTGGCAACGCCCAGCTCCTCTACGGTGAGCCCGACCTGACGCTCAAGGTGGTCCGCGACCTCTTCACCGAGGACTTCGCCAAGCTCGTCATCCAGGGCGACGACGCATGGGAGACCGTCAAGAACTACGTCGACCACGTCGCACCCGACCTGGCCGAGCGCCTCGAGAAGCACGAGACGACCCGCACGGCGACCGACGCGATGGGCAAGGAGTACCAGGAGCAGGCTCCCGACCTCTTCGCCGTCTACCGCGTCGACGAGCAGATCGCCAAGGGCCTGGACCGCAAGGTCTGGCTGCCCTCGGGCGGCTCGCTCGTCATCGACCGCACCGAGGCCATGACGGTCGTCGACGTCAACACCGGCAAGTTCACCGGCTCCGGCGGCAACCTCGAGGAGACGGTCACCAAGAACAACCTCGAGGCCGCGGAGGAGATCGTCCGCCAGCTCCGGCTGCGCGACATCGGCGGCATCATCGTCGTCGACTTCATCGACATGGTCCTCGAGTCCAACCGCGACCTCGTGCTCCGCCGTCTGGTGGAGTGCCTGGGCCGCGATCGCACCCGTCACCAGGTCGCCGAGGTCACCTCGCTCGGTCTGGTCCAGATGACCCGCAAGCGGATCGGCACCGGCCTCGTCGAGGCCTTCTCCGAGACCTGCAGCCACTGCCAGGGCCGCGGCATCGTCGTCCACGACCACCCGGTCGCCACCTCCGGCGCCCCGCAGGTCGAGCCCGACGAGCAGCCCCGCGGCCGCCGTCGTCGCGGCGGCAAGGGTCGCAACGGCGGTGGCGACGAGGCCCCCACGCCCGAGCCCACCCCGGCGATCCCGTCGCCCAAGGTGATCGCCTCCCTCCCGCGCCACGAGTACGACGACGAGGTCGTCCACGCCGACGACGCGCTGGCCGAGAGTGACGCCGAGGCGGCTCCGCTCGACGGGGACACCGTCCTGGAGAGCAACGAGGAGCTCGAGACCACCGCAGACCTGACCGATGAGGTCGTGGTCGAGATCGAGCCCGAGAGCACGCCCGACGCGGCGCCGGACGAGCTCGTGGTCGACGTACCGGCGGAGCCGCAGGCGCCGAAGGTGATCACCCGGACCCGCGGTCGTCGTGGTGCCAGCACGGCGGTCATCTCGACCGGCGAGGCCGCCGTCGTCGAGGTCAGTGCCGACGATGTTCCCGCCGCTCCTCCGGTGGAGGCGACGCCGCCGCCGAAGGTCGTCACCCGCACCCGCCGGGGCGCCAGCCGCGCGTGA
- the rplU gene encoding 50S ribosomal protein L21: MYAIVKAGSKQQKVAVGDVIEIDLVEGKRGSTAGTSVTLPVVLLVDGEKVTATGLDKASVSAEVVGGTKGPKIIIQKYKNKTGYKKRQGHRQHYTQVKVTAINA; the protein is encoded by the coding sequence GTGTACGCGATCGTGAAGGCTGGCAGCAAGCAGCAGAAGGTTGCCGTCGGCGACGTCATCGAGATCGACCTTGTCGAGGGCAAGCGCGGCTCGACGGCCGGCACCTCGGTCACCCTCCCTGTCGTCCTGCTCGTCGACGGCGAGAAGGTCACCGCGACCGGTCTCGACAAGGCGTCCGTCTCGGCTGAGGTCGTCGGTGGCACCAAGGGCCCCAAGATCATCATCCAGAAGTACAAGAACAAGACCGGCTACAAGAAGCGCCAGGGTCACCGCCAGCACTACACCCAGGTCAAGGTCACCGCGATCAACGCGTGA
- the rpmA gene encoding 50S ribosomal protein L27 → MAHKKGAASTKNGRDSNSQRLGVKRFGGQVVNAGEIIVRQRGTHFHPGSGVGRGGDDTLFALTAGAVEFGTRRGRRVVNIVPAAE, encoded by the coding sequence ATGGCTCACAAGAAGGGTGCGGCGTCCACCAAGAACGGCCGCGACTCGAACTCCCAGCGCCTCGGCGTGAAGCGCTTCGGCGGCCAGGTCGTCAACGCGGGCGAGATCATCGTCCGCCAGCGCGGCACGCACTTCCACCCGGGCTCCGGCGTGGGTCGCGGCGGCGACGACACCCTGTTCGCCCTCACCGCCGGTGCGGTCGAGTTCGGCACGCGTCGTGGTCGTCGCGTGGTCAACATCGTCCCGGCCGCGGAGTGA
- the obgE gene encoding GTPase ObgE — protein sequence MAVPTFVDRVRLHVAAGRGGHGVASVHREKFKPLGGPDGGNGGPGGSIILRVDPDVTTLIDYHHSPKRTATNGGQGAGDHKNGAHGADLILPVPDGTVVTDEKGNVLADMVGAGTELVIAEGGRGGLGNAALASSKRKAPGFALLGEPGEEREIGLELKVVADIGLVGFPSAGKSSLIAAISRARPKIADYPFTTLVPNLGVVTAGDTTFTVADVPGLIEGASEGRGLGHEFLRHIERCAALVHVLDSASIEPGRNPLDDLDIIENELARHGGLEDRPRLVALNKIDVPDGRDIADMTIDDLQAKGYRVFPISAASGEGTRELIFAMAQIVSESRQEKPAVEPQRIVLRPRGFGTHVDFEITPSDDGWVVRGDKPERWVRQTDFNNEEAVGYLADRLNRLGVEDQLTKLGAHEGDAVIIGDPGKNAVVFDFRPSVQAGAEMLGRRGEDQRFTEDRPAAQRRRDIQELMEERAEGETRADVARRLDRNNYVDGPMGYEIGSAEDPDADLFDLSESDPGEPAEKSE from the coding sequence ATGGCTGTTCCCACATTCGTCGACCGCGTGCGTCTCCACGTCGCTGCGGGGCGGGGCGGCCATGGCGTGGCCTCCGTCCACCGCGAGAAGTTCAAGCCGCTCGGCGGCCCCGACGGCGGAAACGGTGGTCCGGGAGGCTCGATCATCCTGCGCGTCGATCCCGACGTCACCACGCTGATCGACTACCACCACTCACCCAAGCGCACCGCCACCAACGGTGGCCAGGGCGCGGGCGACCACAAGAACGGCGCGCACGGCGCCGACCTGATCCTGCCCGTCCCGGACGGCACCGTCGTCACGGACGAGAAGGGCAACGTCTTGGCCGACATGGTCGGCGCGGGCACCGAGCTCGTCATCGCCGAGGGCGGTCGCGGCGGTCTCGGCAACGCCGCGTTGGCCTCGTCCAAGCGCAAGGCCCCCGGCTTCGCCCTCCTCGGCGAGCCCGGCGAGGAGCGCGAGATCGGCCTCGAGCTCAAGGTCGTCGCCGACATCGGCCTGGTCGGTTTCCCGAGCGCCGGCAAGTCCTCCCTGATTGCGGCCATCTCCCGCGCCCGGCCGAAGATCGCCGACTACCCGTTCACAACGCTCGTCCCGAACCTCGGGGTCGTCACGGCCGGTGACACCACGTTCACCGTGGCCGACGTACCCGGCCTGATCGAGGGTGCGAGCGAGGGTCGCGGGCTCGGTCACGAGTTCCTGCGCCACATCGAGCGCTGCGCCGCGCTAGTGCACGTGCTGGACTCCGCGTCCATCGAGCCGGGCCGCAACCCGCTCGACGACCTCGACATCATCGAGAACGAGCTTGCCCGTCACGGCGGCCTCGAGGACCGTCCTCGCCTCGTCGCGCTCAACAAGATCGACGTCCCGGACGGCCGCGACATCGCCGACATGACGATCGACGACCTGCAGGCCAAGGGCTACCGCGTCTTCCCGATCTCGGCCGCGAGTGGCGAGGGCACACGTGAGCTGATCTTCGCGATGGCGCAGATCGTCTCCGAGTCGCGTCAGGAGAAGCCCGCCGTCGAGCCGCAGCGGATCGTGCTCCGCCCTCGCGGCTTCGGCACGCACGTCGACTTCGAGATAACCCCGTCCGACGACGGCTGGGTCGTCCGCGGCGACAAGCCCGAGCGGTGGGTCCGCCAGACCGACTTCAACAACGAGGAGGCCGTGGGATACCTCGCCGACCGGCTCAACCGCCTCGGTGTCGAGGACCAGCTCACCAAACTCGGCGCCCACGAGGGCGACGCCGTCATCATCGGCGACCCCGGCAAGAACGCCGTCGTCTTCGACTTCCGCCCCTCCGTCCAGGCCGGAGCCGAGATGCTCGGCCGCCGCGGCGAGGACCAGCGCTTCACCGAGGACCGTCCGGCCGCCCAGCGACGCCGCGACATCCAGGAGCTGATGGAGGAACGCGCCGAGGGCGAGACCCGCGCCGACGTCGCCCGCCGCCTCGACAGGAACAACTACGTCGACGGACCGATGGGCTACGAGATCGGCTCCGCGGAGGACCCGGACGCCGACCTCTTCGACCTCTCGGAGTCCGACCCCGGGGAGCCTGCGGAGAAGAGCGAGTAG
- the proB gene encoding glutamate 5-kinase: MTTSLRSQVTSAKRIVVKVGSSSLTTAAGGIDPERVSALVDALAEARKRGAEVVLVSSGAIAAGLAPLGFSRRPHDLASQQAAASVGQGLLVHRYTEELARHGLTASQILLTVDDVTRRSHYRNARQTFAKLLELGVLPIVNENDTVATSEIRFGDNDRLAALVAHLVRADLLVLLSDVDGLYDAPPSQPGAQRLDEVRSLADLEDVVIGKAGAAGIGTGGMVTKIDAARIAVEAGIPVVLTAADRAAAALGGDDTGTLFHATGRRASARQLWLAHATEPAGAVQVDAGAVRALVERGASLLAAGVTGATGGFHAGDPVDVVGPDGAVVARGLVAFDADEIPELAGRSTGDLDADHAREVIHRDDLVLL; the protein is encoded by the coding sequence GTGACGACGTCGTTGAGGTCGCAGGTCACCAGCGCGAAGCGGATCGTCGTCAAGGTCGGATCCTCCTCGCTCACCACCGCCGCGGGCGGCATCGACCCCGAGCGGGTCAGCGCGCTGGTCGATGCCTTGGCCGAGGCACGCAAGCGTGGGGCCGAAGTGGTCCTCGTCTCCTCGGGCGCGATCGCCGCAGGCCTTGCGCCGCTGGGGTTCTCGCGTCGGCCCCATGACCTCGCGTCGCAACAGGCCGCGGCCTCGGTCGGCCAGGGCCTGCTCGTCCACCGTTACACCGAGGAGCTCGCCCGTCATGGCCTGACGGCCAGCCAGATCCTGCTGACGGTCGACGACGTCACGCGTCGCAGTCACTACCGCAACGCGCGTCAGACCTTCGCGAAGCTTCTCGAGCTCGGCGTGCTCCCGATCGTCAACGAGAACGACACCGTCGCCACCTCCGAGATCCGCTTCGGCGACAACGACCGCCTCGCCGCACTCGTGGCCCACCTCGTCCGGGCCGACCTGCTCGTACTGCTCAGTGACGTCGACGGTCTCTACGACGCCCCGCCGTCACAGCCCGGCGCTCAGCGCCTCGACGAGGTCCGCTCCCTGGCCGACCTCGAGGACGTGGTGATCGGCAAGGCCGGTGCCGCCGGCATCGGCACGGGCGGCATGGTCACCAAGATCGACGCCGCCCGGATCGCAGTGGAGGCGGGTATCCCCGTCGTCCTGACCGCCGCCGACCGTGCGGCCGCCGCTCTGGGCGGCGACGACACCGGCACGCTCTTCCACGCCACCGGCCGCAGAGCCTCGGCGCGTCAGCTGTGGCTGGCCCACGCCACGGAGCCTGCGGGCGCCGTGCAGGTCGACGCCGGCGCCGTACGGGCCCTGGTGGAGCGGGGTGCGTCGCTGCTGGCCGCGGGTGTCACCGGTGCGACGGGCGGCTTCCACGCCGGCGACCCCGTCGACGTCGTCGGCCCCGACGGCGCGGTCGTGGCACGCGGGCTCGTGGCCTTCGACGCCGACGAGATCCCAGAGCTCGCCGGCCGGTCGACGGGCGACCTGGACGCCGACCACGCCCGTGAAGTCATCCACCGCGACGACCTCGTCCTGCTGTAA